The Microbacterium sp. zg-Y1090 sequence GGCGACCACCGAGGTGGGCGTCACCTCCGACGCTCCGCAGACGGGCACGATGCTGCCCGAGGGCCTGGCGCTGACGGTCACCAACACGGTCGACCTCAACCCGGGCTCGCTCGACCTCGTGAAGGTCATCGCGGGCGGCGCAGCCGGCTCGCAGGACGAGGTGTCGGTGAGCATCATGTGCACCAGCGGCCTGCAGGACACCTTTGCGATTCCCGCGGGATCGGCGGCGGGTGAGTACGTGCGGTCGTACACGGACCTTCCCGCCGGGGACGAGTGCACCGTGACCGAGCCGGCGACGGGGTCGAACACCGTCGTGGAGGTGACCACGGACGCCCCGGTGACCGTGGGCATCGCGCCCGGTGCCGCCGTCGAGGCGCGCGTGACCAACACGGTCGAGTTCCGCCCCGGGGCTCTCACGCTGACCAAGACCGTGGCCGGTGACGCGGCCGGCTCGCAGTCGGAGATCCAGGTCGGCGTCATGTGCGACAGCGGGCTGGATGAGACCTTCACCATCCCCGCCGGCGCGGCGGCCGGTGACTACACGCAGAGGTACGAGCCGATCCCGGCCGGGTCGGAGTGCGTCATCACCGAGCTGGCATCGGGCTCCACCACCGAGGTGGAGGTCGTGCCCGGCGACCCGGTCACCGTGACGATCGAGCCGGGAGTGACTGCTGACGTCGAGCTCACCAACACGGTGACCTTCCGGCCGGGCTCGCTCCGCGTGGTCAAGGTCATCGACGGCACGGGAGCCGGCCTGCAGTCCGCCATCTCCCTGTCGGTGATGTGCGACAACGGGTGGGCGGAGACCTTCGACATCCCCGCCGGCTCGGCCGCCGGGGAGTACAAGAAGACGTTCAGCGGACTGCCTGCCGGCACGGAGTGCACCGTTGCCGAGCGGGAGACGGGCGTCAACGACGCGGTGCGCATCGCCGCCGACGACCCCGTCACGGTGACGATCGCGCCGGGTGCCGAGACGGATGCCACGCTGACCAACACCGTGATGCGGCTGCAGAGCATCGCCGGCGGCGGGCTCGCCATGTCGGGTGCCGACGCTCCGATGCCGCTGCTGGCGGCAGCGGCCGGTGTGATCGGCCTGGGAGTGCTGCTGATCGTGGCTGTGCGGGCGAACCGTCGCCAGGCATCCGGCGAGGAGTGATGCGACCGGATCGGGTGGGGGTGTGCACCGCGCGCCTCCACCCGACGGCGGGTCAGGGCTGACCGGGGAGCGCGGAGAGGAGAGAGTCCTCACCGCTGAGCGTACTCAGGTTCTGCTCTGCTCGCCGGTGTGTATGGTGTGCACGGATAGAAAGGCGGCCACCGTGGCACAGGGCAAGAAGCTCGTCATCGTCGAGTCCCCGACGAAGATGAAGTCGATCCAGGGATACCTGGGCGATGGCTACGAGGTGCTGAGCTCGGTGGGACACATCCGCGACCTCGCGGACAAAAAGGACATCCCGGCCGAGAAGAAGAAGGCCTACGGCAAGTACTCGATCGACGTCGAGAACGACTTCGACCCGCTCTATGTCGTCAACGACCGCAAGACGAAGACGGTCGCGGAACTGAAGCGCGCGCTGAAGGGCGCCGACGAGGTCCTGCTCGCCACCGATGAAGACCGCGAAGGCGAGGCCATCGCGTGGCACCTGCTCGAGGTGCTCAAGCCCAAGGTGCCCGTCAAGCGCATGGTGTTCCACGAGATCACCAAGGACGCGATCCAGGCTGCCGCACAGAACACCCGCGAACTCGACCACGCCCTCGTCGACGCGCAGGAGACCCGCCGCGTGCTCGACCGCCTCTACGGCTGGGACGTCTCGCCGGTGCTGTGGCGCAAGATCGGCAGCGGCCGCGAAGGGCAGGCCCTCAGCGCCGGCCGCGTGCAGTCCGCCGCCACCCGCATGGTCGTCGAGCGCGAGCGCGAGCGCATGGCGTTCGTCTCGGCGTCGTACTGGGACGTGGATGCCACGGCCGCCAAAGACGGTGAGAGCTTCGGCACGCGCCTGGCACGCGTCGACGGTCTGCCGCTGGCCCGCGGCACCGACTTCGACGACAAGGGCGAGCTGAAGAAGGCCGTCATCGTCTTCGACGAGCAGCAGGCGCGGGAACTGGCCGAAGCCATCGCGGCGAAGGCCACGGCATCCGTCACGTCCGTCGAGGCCAAGCCCGGCACCCGCAGCCCCAAGGCCCCGTTCACGACGTCGACGATGCAGCAGGAAGCGGGCCGCAAGCTCTCGATGAGCGCCAAGCACGCCATGAGCGTCGCCCAGCGTCTCTACGAGAAGGGCTACATCACCTATATGCGCACCGACTCGACGGCCCTGAGCACTCAGGCCGTCGAAGCCGCCCGCGCGCAGGCGGTGTCGCTGTACGGCGCGGCCGCCGTGCCCGACAAGCCCCGCGTCTACCGCAGCAAGAGCCGCAACGCCCAGGAGGCGCACGAGGCCATCCGCCCGTCGGGCGAGCAGTTCCGCACGCCGTCGTCGGTGGCATCCGACCTCGACCGCGACGAGGCGCGCCTGTACGACCTCATCTGGAAGCGCACCGTCGCCAGCCAGATGTCCGATGCCAAGTACGAGACCACGACGGTCATCCTCACCGCCACCGCGGCCGGACGCAGCGCCGAGTTCACCGCGTCGGGCACGGTCTACACCTTCAAGGGCTTCCTCGAGGCCTACGAAGAGGGTCGTGACGAGAAGCGCGGTGACGCCGACAAGGATGCCGACCAGTCGCTGCCCGCGCTCACCGTCGGCGACACGCTCAGCCTGCGCGACGTCGAGCCCAAGGGCCACGCCACGAGCCCCAAGCCCCGCTACACCGAGGCGAGCCTGGTCAAGGCGCTCGAGGAGAGGGGCATCGGACGCCCGTCGACCTTCGCCAGCATCATCGACGTCATCCTCGACCGCGGCTATGTCACCAAGCGCGGCCAGGCGCTCGTGCCCAGCTGGCTGTCCTTCAGCGTCGTGCGCCTGCTCGAAGAGCACTTCGCTGATCTGGTCGACTACGACTTCACCGCCGCTCTCGAAGACGACCTCGATGCCATCGCCCGCGGCGAGCAGCAGCGTGTGGCGTGGCTGAAGGACTTCTACTACGGCTCGAAGGACCACGTGGGCCTGCGCCACATCGTCGACAACCTCGGCGATATCGACGCGCGCGAGCTCAACTCCACCCGCATCGGCGACGTGGCGACGCTGCGCTTCGGCAAGTACGGCCCCTACCTCGAGGTCCCCGACGCCAGCGGTGACCCCGAGGCCAAGCCCCGCATCGTCAACGTGCCCGACGACCTGGCGCCCGACGAGCTCACTCCGCAGAAGGCCCAGGAGCTGATCGACGCTCCCGTCGCCGGCGACCGGGTGCTCGGGGAGAACCCCGACAACGGCAAGCTGATCGTCGTCAAGGACGGCCGCTTCGGCCCGTACGTGCAGGAAGTCGAGCCGGTCGACCCGGATGCCGTCGACACCGAGACCGGTGAGGTGGCGGAGGAG is a genomic window containing:
- the topA gene encoding type I DNA topoisomerase, coding for MAQGKKLVIVESPTKMKSIQGYLGDGYEVLSSVGHIRDLADKKDIPAEKKKAYGKYSIDVENDFDPLYVVNDRKTKTVAELKRALKGADEVLLATDEDREGEAIAWHLLEVLKPKVPVKRMVFHEITKDAIQAAAQNTRELDHALVDAQETRRVLDRLYGWDVSPVLWRKIGSGREGQALSAGRVQSAATRMVVERERERMAFVSASYWDVDATAAKDGESFGTRLARVDGLPLARGTDFDDKGELKKAVIVFDEQQARELAEAIAAKATASVTSVEAKPGTRSPKAPFTTSTMQQEAGRKLSMSAKHAMSVAQRLYEKGYITYMRTDSTALSTQAVEAARAQAVSLYGAAAVPDKPRVYRSKSRNAQEAHEAIRPSGEQFRTPSSVASDLDRDEARLYDLIWKRTVASQMSDAKYETTTVILTATAAGRSAEFTASGTVYTFKGFLEAYEEGRDEKRGDADKDADQSLPALTVGDTLSLRDVEPKGHATSPKPRYTEASLVKALEERGIGRPSTFASIIDVILDRGYVTKRGQALVPSWLSFSVVRLLEEHFADLVDYDFTAALEDDLDAIARGEQQRVAWLKDFYYGSKDHVGLRHIVDNLGDIDARELNSTRIGDVATLRFGKYGPYLEVPDASGDPEAKPRIVNVPDDLAPDELTPQKAQELIDAPVAGDRVLGENPDNGKLIVVKDGRFGPYVQEVEPVDPDAVDTETGEVAEEPKKKTTRKKAEAAPKPRTASLFKSMSVETIDLDTALKLLSLPRVVGVDPESGVEITAQNGRYGPYLKKGTDSRTLQSEDQLFDITLDEALAVYAQPKYGARSASSALKEFEADPVSGKPIKLKDGRFGPYVTDGETNATIPRGENVEEVTFERAVQLLADKRAKGPAPKKRAAARKTTTTRKPAAKKK